A DNA window from Methylobacterium sp. NMS14P contains the following coding sequences:
- the rpsN gene encoding 30S ribosomal protein S14 — protein MSKKSSVEKNEARKALVKRFAAKRKALLEIANNDALEMEERFEARLKLAELPRNSSATRIRNRCGMTGRPRAYYRKMGISRVALRELGNRGLIPGLVKSSW, from the coding sequence ATGTCGAAGAAAAGCTCAGTCGAGAAGAACGAGGCCCGCAAGGCGCTGGTGAAGCGCTTTGCGGCCAAGCGGAAGGCGCTCCTCGAGATCGCCAACAACGACGCCCTCGAGATGGAGGAGCGCTTCGAGGCGCGCCTCAAGCTCGCGGAACTGCCGCGCAACTCGTCGGCCACCCGCATCCGCAACCGTTGCGGCATGACCGGCCGTCCGCGCGCCTACTACCGCAAGATGGGCATCTCGCGCGTGGCGCTGCGCGAGCTTGGCAACCGGGGCCTGATCCCCGGCTTGGTCAAGTCGAGCTGGTAA
- the rplR gene encoding 50S ribosomal protein L18, with translation MSRKLEALDRRKARVRRALRAAANGRPRLSVFRSSKQIYVQVIDDVAGKTLASASSIDKALKGELKTGADVAAAKAVGKLVAERAKAAGVTKVIFDRSGYIYHGRVAAVAEAAREGGLEF, from the coding sequence ATGTCTCGCAAGCTCGAAGCCCTCGATCGCCGCAAGGCGCGCGTCCGCCGCGCGCTGCGGGCGGCCGCCAACGGCCGTCCGCGGCTCTCGGTGTTCCGCTCGTCGAAGCAGATCTACGTGCAGGTCATCGACGACGTCGCCGGCAAGACGCTGGCCTCGGCCTCGTCGATCGACAAGGCTCTCAAGGGCGAACTCAAGACCGGCGCCGACGTCGCCGCCGCCAAGGCGGTGGGCAAGCTCGTCGCCGAGCGCGCCAAGGCCGCGGGCGTCACGAAGGTGATCTTCGACCGCTCCGGCTACATCTATCACGGCCGCGTCGCTGCCGTGGCCGAGGCCGCCCGCGAGGGCGGCCTGGAGTTCTAA
- the secY gene encoding preprotein translocase subunit SecY has product MASAAEQLAANLNFGAIAKADELKKRIWFTLGALVVFRLGTYIPIPGIDPEQFARNFQQQAGGVLGLFNMFSGGAVERMAIFALNIMPYISASIIVQLLTSVIPSLEALKKEGESGRKVINQYTRYLTVVLALVQSWGIAIGLQGSSAAIDPGPFFLASTVITLTGGTLFLMWLGEQITSRGIGNGSSLIIFAGIVAHLPVAIAGALELGRTGALSPAIILGVGVAAVALVYFIVFMERAQRRLLINYPKRQVGNRMYEGQTSFLPLKLNTSGVIPPIFASSLLLLPATAASFSANGGATGWLGTVTAYLGHGTPLFMVLYAALIIFFTFFYTAVVFNPQETADNLKKHGGFIPGIRPGERTAAFIDKVLTRITVIGALYLTLVCLCPEILSSYAAASLGFGGTSLLIVVSVTMDTVAQIHGHLMAHQYEGLVKKAKLRGASTTQRRR; this is encoded by the coding sequence ATGGCCTCAGCCGCCGAGCAGCTTGCCGCCAACCTCAACTTCGGTGCGATCGCCAAGGCCGATGAGCTGAAGAAGCGCATCTGGTTCACGCTCGGCGCCCTCGTGGTGTTCCGGCTGGGCACGTACATCCCGATCCCCGGCATCGACCCGGAGCAGTTCGCCCGGAACTTCCAGCAGCAGGCGGGCGGCGTGCTGGGCCTGTTCAACATGTTCTCGGGCGGCGCCGTGGAGCGCATGGCGATCTTCGCCCTGAACATCATGCCCTACATCTCGGCCTCGATCATCGTGCAGCTTCTGACCTCGGTGATCCCGAGCCTGGAAGCGCTGAAGAAGGAGGGCGAGTCGGGCCGCAAGGTCATCAACCAGTACACCCGCTACCTGACGGTGGTGCTGGCACTGGTGCAATCCTGGGGCATCGCGATCGGCCTCCAGGGCTCCTCGGCCGCGATCGATCCGGGCCCGTTCTTCCTGGCCTCGACGGTGATCACCCTCACGGGCGGCACCCTGTTCCTGATGTGGCTCGGCGAGCAGATCACCTCGCGCGGCATCGGCAACGGCTCCTCGCTGATCATCTTCGCCGGCATCGTGGCCCACCTTCCGGTAGCGATCGCGGGCGCGCTGGAGCTAGGCCGCACCGGCGCCCTGTCGCCGGCGATCATCCTGGGCGTCGGCGTCGCGGCCGTGGCGCTCGTCTACTTCATCGTTTTCATGGAGCGGGCCCAGCGCCGGCTGCTGATCAACTACCCGAAGCGCCAGGTCGGCAACCGGATGTACGAGGGCCAGACCTCGTTCCTGCCGCTCAAGCTCAACACCTCGGGCGTGATCCCGCCGATCTTCGCCTCGTCGCTGCTGCTGCTGCCGGCCACCGCCGCGAGCTTCTCGGCCAACGGCGGCGCCACCGGCTGGCTCGGCACGGTCACGGCCTATCTCGGCCACGGAACGCCGCTGTTCATGGTGCTCTACGCGGCGCTGATCATCTTCTTCACGTTCTTCTACACCGCGGTGGTCTTCAATCCGCAGGAGACGGCCGACAACCTGAAGAAGCACGGCGGCTTCATCCCGGGCATCCGCCCGGGCGAGCGCACCGCGGCCTTCATCGACAAGGTGCTGACCCGCATCACGGTGATCGGCGCCCTGTACCTGACCCTCGTGTGCCTCTGCCCGGAGATCCTGTCGTCCTACGCGGCGGCCAGCCTCGGCTTCGGCGGCACCTCGCTGCTCATCGTGGTCTCGGTCACAATGGACACGGTGGCGCAGATCCACGGGCACCTGATGGCCCATCAGTACGAGGGCCTCGTGAAGAAGGCCAAGCTGCGTGGCGCCTCGACCACGCAACGGCGGCGCTGA
- the rpmD gene encoding 50S ribosomal protein L30, with protein sequence MAQKTLRVEQIGSPIRREASQRQTLIGLKLNKLHRVSELEDTPSVRGMIRKVAHLVRVHGDVA encoded by the coding sequence ATGGCACAGAAGACTCTCCGCGTCGAGCAGATCGGCTCGCCGATCCGCCGCGAGGCCAGCCAGCGCCAGACGCTGATCGGCCTGAAACTCAACAAGCTCCACCGCGTGTCCGAGCTGGAGGATACTCCCTCCGTGCGCGGCATGATCCGCAAGGTTGCGCACCTCGTGCGCGTCCACGGCGACGTGGCGTGA
- the rplE gene encoding 50S ribosomal protein L5 — translation MAEADKNAYTPRLRKHYDEVVRQKLIEEFGYKNPMEVPQITKIVINMGVGESTADSKKASVAAGDLALIAGQKPVITKARKAIATFKVREGMPIGCKVTLRKQRMYEFMDRLITIALPRVRDFRGLNPRSFDGRGNYALGLKEHLVFPEISYDKAEQMWGMDIVVATTAKTDAEAKALLAAFKFPFRQ, via the coding sequence GCGGCTGCGCAAGCACTACGACGAGGTGGTTCGGCAGAAGCTGATCGAAGAGTTCGGCTACAAGAACCCCATGGAAGTGCCGCAGATCACGAAGATCGTGATCAACATGGGCGTCGGCGAGTCCACCGCGGACTCGAAGAAGGCCTCGGTGGCGGCGGGCGACCTCGCCCTGATCGCCGGCCAGAAGCCGGTCATCACCAAGGCCCGCAAGGCCATCGCGACCTTCAAGGTCCGCGAGGGCATGCCGATCGGCTGCAAGGTGACCCTGCGCAAGCAGCGCATGTACGAGTTCATGGACCGGCTGATCACCATCGCGCTGCCGCGCGTGCGTGACTTCCGCGGCCTGAACCCGCGCTCGTTCGACGGCCGCGGCAACTACGCCCTGGGTCTCAAGGAGCACCTCGTGTTCCCGGAGATCTCCTACGACAAGGCCGAGCAGATGTGGGGCATGGACATCGTCGTGGCGACCACCGCCAAGACCGATGCCGAGGCCAAGGCGCTGCTCGCCGCCTTCAAGTTCCCGTTCCGGCAGTGA
- the rpsH gene encoding 30S ribosomal protein S8, giving the protein MVNDPVGDMLTRIRNGQLRRRNVVQTPGSRLRASVLDVLKSEGYIRDYAATDLGNGRTEFAIELKYYDGRPVIREIKRVSKPGRRVYSSVGELPHVADGLGVTIVSTPQGVMADHEARERNVGGEVLCTVF; this is encoded by the coding sequence ATGGTTAACGATCCCGTGGGCGACATGCTCACCCGCATCCGCAACGGCCAGCTGCGCCGTCGCAACGTCGTCCAGACGCCCGGCTCGCGCCTGCGCGCCAGCGTCCTCGACGTGCTGAAGTCCGAGGGCTACATCCGCGACTACGCGGCGACCGACCTCGGCAACGGCCGCACCGAGTTCGCCATCGAGCTCAAGTACTACGACGGACGCCCGGTGATCCGCGAGATCAAGCGCGTCTCGAAGCCGGGCCGCCGGGTCTACTCGTCGGTCGGCGAGCTGCCGCACGTGGCCGACGGCCTCGGCGTCACCATCGTCTCCACCCCGCAGGGCGTCATGGCCGACCACGAGGCGCGCGAGCGCAACGTCGGCGGTGAAGTGCTCTGCACCGTGTTCTGA
- the rpsE gene encoding 30S ribosomal protein S5 — MAREREGGGRGRRDDREERDSEFVDKLVHINRVAKVVKGGRRFGFAALVVVGDQKGRVGFGHGKAREVPEAIRKATEAAKRGLIRVSLREGRTLHHDVNGRHGAGKVILRAAPQGTGIIAGGPMRAVFETLGMQDVVAKSLGSSNPYNLVRATFEALKNEDSPRSVAARRGIKVSTLQSRRRDADPADQSEAAVA; from the coding sequence ATGGCACGTGAACGTGAAGGCGGGGGCCGCGGCCGCCGCGATGATCGCGAGGAGCGCGACAGCGAGTTCGTGGACAAGCTCGTCCACATCAACCGCGTCGCCAAGGTGGTGAAGGGCGGCCGTCGCTTCGGCTTCGCGGCGCTCGTCGTCGTCGGTGACCAGAAGGGCCGCGTCGGCTTCGGCCACGGCAAGGCCCGTGAGGTTCCGGAAGCCATCCGCAAGGCGACGGAAGCCGCCAAGCGCGGCCTGATCCGCGTCTCGCTCCGCGAGGGCCGGACCCTGCACCACGACGTCAACGGTCGTCACGGGGCCGGCAAGGTGATCCTCCGCGCGGCCCCGCAGGGCACCGGCATCATCGCCGGCGGTCCGATGCGCGCCGTGTTCGAGACGCTCGGCATGCAGGACGTCGTCGCCAAGTCGCTGGGGTCCTCGAACCCCTACAACCTCGTGCGCGCCACCTTCGAGGCGCTCAAGAACGAGGACAGCCCGCGCTCCGTGGCGGCCCGCCGCGGCATCAAGGTTTCGACGCTCCAGTCGCGTCGCCGCGATGCCGACCCGGCGGACCAGTCCGAAGCCGCGGTCGCGTAA
- the rplO gene encoding 50S ribosomal protein L15, producing MKLNEISDNPGATKNRMRVGRGIGSGKGKTAGRGVKGQKARTGVSIKGFEGGQMPLHRRLPKRGFNNLYAQDLNEVNLGRIQEAVDAGKLDKAATVTVESLVAAGIIARPRDGVKLLGVGELTAKLSFEVTRASKSAVEAVEKAGGSVSTVYAQGASTRGGSEAATS from the coding sequence ATGAAGCTCAACGAGATCAGCGACAACCCGGGCGCAACCAAGAACCGGATGCGTGTCGGCCGGGGCATCGGCTCCGGAAAGGGCAAGACCGCGGGCCGCGGCGTGAAGGGCCAGAAGGCCCGGACCGGCGTGTCCATCAAGGGCTTCGAGGGCGGTCAGATGCCGCTGCATCGTCGCCTGCCGAAGCGCGGCTTCAACAACCTGTACGCCCAGGACCTGAACGAGGTGAACCTCGGCCGGATCCAGGAGGCCGTCGACGCGGGCAAGCTCGACAAGGCCGCCACCGTGACGGTGGAGAGCCTCGTCGCCGCCGGCATCATCGCCCGTCCCCGCGACGGCGTGAAGCTGCTCGGTGTCGGCGAGCTGACCGCGAAGCTCAGCTTCGAGGTGACCCGCGCCTCCAAGTCCGCCGTCGAGGCGGTCGAGAAGGCCGGTGGCTCGGTCAGCACCGTCTACGCCCAGGGTGCCTCCACCCGCGGCGGCAGCGAGGCGGCCACGTCCTGA
- the rplF gene encoding 50S ribosomal protein L6 gives MSRVGKKPVPVPAGVTATVTGQTVKMKGSKGELSFVVPALVNVALKDGAISVEPINQSKPARSLWGTSRAQIANIVEGVSKGFEKKLEITGVGYRAAMAGKALKLSLGYSHDIEYEIPAGITIATPKPTEITISGINRQQVGQVAAEIRDYRGPEPYKGKGVRYAGEFIFRKEGKKK, from the coding sequence ATGTCTCGCGTAGGCAAGAAGCCGGTCCCCGTGCCGGCCGGCGTTACCGCCACGGTCACCGGTCAGACGGTGAAGATGAAGGGTTCGAAGGGCGAGCTGTCGTTCGTCGTTCCCGCCCTCGTCAACGTGGCCCTGAAGGACGGCGCGATCTCGGTCGAGCCGATCAACCAGTCCAAGCCGGCGCGCTCCCTCTGGGGCACGTCGCGGGCGCAGATCGCCAACATCGTCGAGGGCGTGTCGAAGGGCTTCGAGAAGAAGCTCGAGATCACGGGCGTCGGCTATCGTGCGGCGATGGCCGGCAAGGCCCTCAAGCTGTCGCTCGGCTACAGCCACGACATCGAGTACGAGATCCCGGCCGGGATCACGATCGCGACCCCGAAGCCCACCGAGATCACGATCTCCGGGATCAACCGCCAGCAGGTCGGTCAGGTCGCCGCCGAGATCCGCGATTACCGCGGACCCGAGCCCTACAAGGGCAAGGGCGTGAGGTATGCGGGCGAGTTCATCTTCCGCAAGGAAGGCAAGAAGAAGTAA